The genomic region AAGTTGGGGTTATGGGAAGTTTGAGTCCGACACTGAAAATTCGCGAGAAGGCCGCCGCGACGCCCAAGCTCGGCGGCGGCGGACAACCGCCGGTCAGTCGTTTCCCCGGCACTGGTGGCGGAGGTGGCGGCGGCGGACGCGACGAAAGCTATCCCGATTTCGGCGAGCGCCTGCGACGCTACCGCCTTGGACTGATGGTCGGTCTGGTGGCCGTGGTGATGCTGTTCGTCTCTTTTACCAGCGCCTACGTCGTGCGCCAGGGACTAGGCTCGTATGATCCGTCGGCCAACGCCTTCGTCACCGATTGGAAACCGCTCAGCCTCCCGATGGGCCTGCTGATTCTGAATACCTGCCTGTTGCTGGCCAGCAGCCTCACCATCGAGATGGCGCGCCGCGCGGCCTTCGCACAGGCGGCCGTCGCGCCGATTATCGAAATGCCGGGCATCGCCAAGGATGAAGCGCGCGGCGTTCCCTGGCTGCCGATCACGGTGTTGCTGGGGCTCGGATTTCTGGCCGGGCAGTTGCTGGCGTGGCATGAATTGGGGCGGCGCGGCTTCTATGTCGCCAACAACCCCAGCAACTCGTTCTTTTACGTTTTGACCGGCGTGCACGCCATCCACCTGTTCGGAGGCGTGGTGGCCTTGCTGTACGCGCTGACGGCGGGGTTCGGCTCGCGTCCGCTGGAACGGCGGCGCATCGTGGTCGACGTCACCGCCTGGTACTGGCACTTCATGGCGCTTCTGTGGCTATACATCTTTGCGCTGCTGAAATTCGCGGCGTGATCTGAGGGTTGAAAACATGGCCGATGTTGCAGTGGGACAGCCCGTAGGGCACACCGAGTTCGAGCCTTCGCTGTTCCAGACCTATTCCAACAAGATCGGGATGTGGTTGTTCATCCTTTCCGATTCGCTCACCTTCGGGGCGCTGCTGTTTGCCTACAGCTACGGCCGCATTTCCAACCCGACCTGGCCGACGCCGTTTCACAGCGCCAGCATCATCAATGCCACGGTCATGACCGGGTTCCTGCTCACCAGTTCCCTCACCATGGTGCTGGCCGTTTCCGCCTCCAGCTACGGTAACCGCAAAGGCGCCATCCGCTGGCTGCTGGCCACCATGTTCTGCGGCATCATGTTCGTCGTGCTGCACGTCCGCGAGTGGATCGGCCTGATCAACGAAGGCATGACGCCCGGCAAGAATCCCTGGGGCGCGCCTCAATTCGGCGGCACCTTTTTCACCCTCACTGGACTGCACATGCTGCACGTCACCATCGGCGTGGTGGTGCTCGGAGTCATGGTACTGCGCTCCATGGGTAAGAAATTTTCTTCCAACGATATCGAGACCAGCGGTTTGTACTGGCACTTCGTTGACCTGGTCTGGATGTTTATCTTCCCGCTGGTGTACCTGATGTCCACCAGGATTGTGTAGGAGACGGCATGAGCACCGACGTAATCACCGGTCAACGCGTGGCGCTGGAGCACCGGGCGCACAGCCACAAGCCGTTTTACATTGTCTGGGGCGTGCTGCTGGCCATCACCGCGGTCGAGGTCTTACTGGCCTACGAAAGACTGCAGCCGGTGCGGATGTTGTCCATCCTGCTGGCCCTTTCCATCGTCAAGGCGGCACTGATCATTTCCTGGTTCATGCACATGCGCTATGAAGTCACGCGCATGCGGCGCCTGATGATGGCCTCGCTGTGCGTTTGCCTGGTCCTGATGTGCGTCTTTTTCCCGGACGCATTCCGCATCCTCCACCTGGGAGTAAAGTGATGAAGTCGCGGTTGTGCCGCCTCGCGTTGCTGCTCGCCCTTGCTGCTGCCCCGGCGTTTGGGCAGTGCGCCATGTGCTATACCTCGGCCAAAGGCGCCAGCACCAACGGGCAGACGGCGATCACCCGCGGCGTACTTACCCTGCTGCTGCCGCCCAT from Terriglobia bacterium harbors:
- a CDS encoding cytochrome c oxidase subunit 3, with protein sequence MGSLSPTLKIREKAAATPKLGGGGQPPVSRFPGTGGGGGGGGRDESYPDFGERLRRYRLGLMVGLVAVVMLFVSFTSAYVVRQGLGSYDPSANAFVTDWKPLSLPMGLLILNTCLLLASSLTIEMARRAAFAQAAVAPIIEMPGIAKDEARGVPWLPITVLLGLGFLAGQLLAWHELGRRGFYVANNPSNSFFYVLTGVHAIHLFGGVVALLYALTAGFGSRPLERRRIVVDVTAWYWHFMALLWLYIFALLKFAA
- a CDS encoding cytochrome C oxidase subunit IV family protein, whose translation is MSTDVITGQRVALEHRAHSHKPFYIVWGVLLAITAVEVLLAYERLQPVRMLSILLALSIVKAALIISWFMHMRYEVTRMRRLMMASLCVCLVLMCVFFPDAFRILHLGVK
- a CDS encoding cytochrome c oxidase subunit 3, with translation MADVAVGQPVGHTEFEPSLFQTYSNKIGMWLFILSDSLTFGALLFAYSYGRISNPTWPTPFHSASIINATVMTGFLLTSSLTMVLAVSASSYGNRKGAIRWLLATMFCGIMFVVLHVREWIGLINEGMTPGKNPWGAPQFGGTFFTLTGLHMLHVTIGVVVLGVMVLRSMGKKFSSNDIETSGLYWHFVDLVWMFIFPLVYLMSTRIV